Proteins found in one Aspergillus chevalieri M1 DNA, chromosome 2, nearly complete sequence genomic segment:
- a CDS encoding WD40 repeat domain-containing protein (COG:I;~EggNog:ENOG410PJYK;~InterPro:IPR024977,IPR036322,IPR015943,IPR001680, IPR017986;~PFAM:PF12894,PF00400;~go_function: GO:0005515 - protein binding [Evidence IEA]), producing the protein MSANNHHEEEDAYLNAEDAEEIVERDEDHPMESDDEGEADPEGDQNMDFEPQEIVLQNDSLAHFDHHKDSIFCIAQHPLHNNIVVTGSGDDSACIFDSTPTHERPVLPASYESDPQPRAERKGLEGIARLDGHSDTVNAVGFTEPRGEYVVTAGLDGKLRAWRDGSAGGDGRKWEFVGEAQEVEEINWVAVCPCGEGDEEKRNVVAIGANDGSVWVFRVDGEDAAQPVAIVQSFFQHTMSCTAGAWTPDGKLLATVSEDGTFYVYDVFGAAAAVGISYSAGSSAVVGLTPEDQRFAVDGGLYSVAVAPSGAFAAVGGAEGHIKVVGLPRLPSSPGAASSSKAKTKASAPQSSTGASAAGTLLASLQAQADGIETLSFSSPPLNLLAAGSVDGSIALFDTAHRFAVRRHIKEAHEATAVVKVEFLQNRTPGSAPATGQPLGRPSPLVSAATGQSRSWLLTSVGLDGVVRRWDARGGTAAAGQGLLTEWKGHAGLMENSEGEQSGGIMGFVQGGDGKRVVTAGDDGVALVFEE; encoded by the coding sequence ATGTCCGCCAACAACCAccacgaagaagaagacgccTACCTCAACGCCGAAGACGCCGAAGAAATCGTCGAGCGTGATGAAGACCACCCCATGGAATCCGACGACGAAGGCGAAGCCGACCCCGAAGGTGACCAAAACATGGACTTCGAGCCCCAAGAAATTGTCCTCCAAAACGACTCCCTCGCGCACTTCGACCACCACAAAGACTCCATCTTCTGCATCGCCCAGCACCCACTCCACAATAACATCGTGGTGACAGGCTCGGGCGATGACAGCGCGTGTATTTTTGATTCTACGCCGACACACGAACGGCCCGTGCTGCCGGCGAGTTACGAGTCTGATCCACAGCCGCGAGCGGAGAGGAAGGGGCTTGAGGGGATTGCGAGGCTAGATGGGCATAGTGATACGGTGAATGCGGTTGGGTTTACGGAGCCGCGGGGGGAGTATGTTGTTACGGCAGGGTTGGATGGGAAATTGCGTGCGTGGCGGGATGGGTCTGCGGGCGGGGATGGGAGGAAGTGGGAGTTTGTTGGTGAGGCGCAGGAGGTAGAGGAGATTAACTGGGTTGCTGTGTGTCCTTGTGGGGAgggggatgaggagaagaggaatgTTGTTGCGATTGGGGCGAATGATGGAAGTGTTTGGGTGTTTAGGgttgatggggaggatgCGGCGCAGCCGGTTGCGATTGTGCAGTCGTTTTTCCAACATACGATGTCTTGTACGGCGGGTGCGTGGACGCCGGATGGGAAGCTTCTGGCGACGGTGTCCGAGGATGGGACGTTCTATGTGTATGATGTGTTCGGGGCTGCGGCTGCTGTGGGGATTTCGTACTCTGCTGGGAGCAGTGCGGTTGTTGGGTTGACGCCTGAGGATCAGCGGTTTGCTGTTGATGGGGGATTGTActctgttgctgttgcgcCGTCTGGTGCCTTTGCGGCTGTTGGTGGTGCAGAGGGTCATATCAAGGTTGTTGGTCTGCCGCGTCTGCCCTCATCTCCCGGCGCTGCGTCGTCGTCCAAGGCAAAGACCAAGGCTTCCGCTCCGCAGTCCTCGACCGGTGCCTCTGCCGCGGGTACCCTCCTCGCCTCACTGCAGGCCCAGGCAGACGGTATTGAaaccctctccttctcctccccaCCACTGAACCTCCTCGCCGCGGGCTCCGTCGACGGCTCCATCGCCCTATTCGACACAGCCCACCGCTTCGCCGTCCGTCGCCATATCAAAGAGGCCCACGAGGCCACCGCCGTCGTCAAGGTTGAGTTCTTGCAGAACCGGACTCCCGGTTCTGCCCCGGCCACGGGCCAACCGCTCGGCCGTCCCTCCCCGCTTGTCTCTGCTGCAACTGGTCAATCGCGCTCTTGGCTCCTTACATCTGTTGGATTGGACGGTGTTGTGAGACGGTGGGACGCACGTGGTGgcactgctgctgctggacaGGGATTGTTGACTGAGTGGAAGGGTCATGCTGGATTGATGGAGAATTCGGAGGGTGAGCAAAGTGGGGGGATTATGGGATTTGTGCAGGGTGGCGATGGAAAGAGAGTGGTTactgctggtgatgatgggGTTGCGTTGGTTTTTGAAGAATAA